The Arachidicoccus terrestris genome includes the window TTCACACTTACAGGTGTTTGTCTGCATAAGTTTTAACGTGTAATATCTGCACGCGGCGAGGGATAAATAGGTATTTATAATTACCTTTGCACCCAAATTTCCTATTAAACAAAAAAGGCATGATTAAAACTACGCAGGTTTTGCATCCCTGGCATGGCGTTGAGACTGGCAAAAATGCACCGGAATTCGTGAATTGTATTGTAGAAATCCCTCAGGGATCCCGTTCCAAATATGAAATCGACAAAGCCAGCGGCCTGCTGAAACTGGACAGAGTCATCTATTCATCCTTCCACTACCCTGCCAATTATGGCTTTATCCCCCAGACATACGGCGATGATAAAGACCCCCTGGACATTTTGATTATCTCCAGCATGACCATTCAACCCATGTGTATTGTCGAAGCCAAGGTTATTGGCGTTATGCAGATGCTGGATGGCGGAGAAGGAGATGACAAGATCATCGGTGTAGCAGCCAATGATCCTGCCATCAACTATTATGAAAATATCGAAGAACTGCCTAAACATTTTTTCAACGAATTACGTCACTTCTTCGAGCAATATAAAGTACTGGAAAAGAAGACTGTTAAAGTCGAAGAGTTCGGCAACAAACAACAGGCCCTGAATATTATTAAAGAAGCAATGGTCTCTTACAACAAACTGTTTACAGAAGAAAAATAGGAGCCGGGCGCACTAATTTTTATTTTTTTACCTACATTTGTAAAAATTTTACTGAAATGGAAGAAACAACATCACGTGGAAAATATTGGGTATGGTTTGTCATTTGGCTGGCAATTATTATCGGTCTGATGATCTGGGCCAGACAATGGTTCTGGTTGGCTTTACCTGGCGTTTTGACCTATTTTGTAAAAGCAATGGGGCTGATGGACGAGAACAAAAAAGAAGATCAGTTCTATTAAGAAGCTGACTGATATTATAAATAACATTAATACAAGGGATAAATTTCGGTTTATCCCTTTTTTTATGCCTTCAGCGGCCGATTGCCCCTTTAAAAATACCCTGAAAATCGTTACCTTTGCAAATTGCTTTTTGGCAAACTAATATTTGAAAAAGACAAGCATTGTTACCATTTTTTATAAAACAGATTTATAGTAACGGATCCGAAGAAATCACAGCACGCGGCCGGAAGATTTTTAATAGTGGCAGAATTGAAGTCGCTCATCACGACACATTATCCAACACGATCAGCTTCCGGGTAAAGGATGATATGTATGCCAGCTGGTATAAAGTGCAGGTTCGTGGCTATAAAGACGAATCTACTTTATCTTTAAAGTGTAACTGTACTTATAATCTGGGAGAACTCTGCAAACATGAAGTAGCGGTGCTTTTCCAGTTGCAGCAAATGTCTGATCAGCATCTGTTGGCCAACGTTGAGGTTAATTATGATCAGCAACACACGACCTTGCGCATGAACCGGTTGGATCTGAGGCAGATCCGGGCATTCGCTGCGACAGAGACCTATGAATCCGCAGAAGAATCCTTACGGATGAGCAAGCCATTATTGCTGGAAAGTGCTAATGAAAAGGTGGTCGCGGAAATCACGGTAGACAGGGAAGTATTTCCGGTCATTATACAGAAAAATACAGAAAGAAACTTTGATACAAGCTGTAACTGCGGCAGTGAAACGCATCATCCGCTTTGTCTGCATAAGACAATATTGCTTTTACACCTGGTCAACATTGGAGGCGCCGATTATTTTGACACCATACGAAACTGGGATCGGGAAAAAAATCAATTATTAGGCCTATACGGTTTCTCACTGGAAGATGATCTTTCCGGCAAATTTGAGTTTACATATAAAAACGGCAAACCCTTCTTACGCGTACTGGATCCCAATATCAAAAAGGTCGTTAACCCCAACAGCTTTAACCCGCAAACCAAGATCGTCAAACAGGAAATCGCCCCTGAACCGGAAGTACTGGAAAAAGAAAACGGCGATTTCAGGGTGGGTATTGTTATAGCCGAAAATCAGCATCAATATCCTTTTGTGCAATTCATTCCTGTAAGGGGTGAGACAAATGAAGCAGGCACCAATTTTATCGATCAGATCGAAAAGCTCGATTTTGGCAAGACCATCGATTCGGAGAAAATAGCGGAAGAAGACTGGAATATTGTTCATACACTGAGAAAAATATCGACCAGTGAGGTCAACCGCTATCTGGATCGCAATTCTGAGTTTAGCGGCATATGGGATAATATCGTTCAGCAAAAAGGTCAGCCGTTAACTGAGGATACACGCAGACTTATTGTAGATTACCTCTACCAAAAGCTGAAACATTTATTTAATCTATCTATTGACAGTTACCTGACGTTTTATCTTCCGAAAGGCAAAGCGTTGTCTTCTGCCAATATAGAACTGGCCAATTACTCTATCAATTATGTCAAACCCCATTTCGAAGTGGCCCATAATGACGGAAAATACGAGGTCATCTGTAAGGTCGATACCCTGCTCGGCGAGAAGCTGATCACAGAAAACGAAATGGGCTCCAATTTGTTATTCCAGGTAGAGAACCAGTTTTATCTGTGGAGTAAGGCCGAAGACGTTATTACCGTGGAAAAATTCCTGGATGACGGCCGCATCCTATATGATGAAGACCAGTGGGAGCATGCGCTATTTGACTTTGTCATACCCTTATCAAAAGACTACAAAGTTAATTTCACGAATATCCAGCAGGAAGAGATTTTCGATATGATTCCTGAATCCAGGATCAACTTAAAGGAAAGGGGCGATTATCTGGTATTCGACCCTATATTCATTTATCATAATCACCGCATTACAGATGAGCAGAATGATCAGATCATTTTGCCACAGAAAGATAAATTACTGATCATCCACCGTAACCGTGAGGCTGAAAACGCGTTCTTTCAAAAAATACATAGTCTGCATTCAGGTTTTGCGGTCGTTAATAAAAACCAACTGGCCCTGAAAGGGCAGGACGTATTAAAAAATAACTGGTTTTTTCTCTTCGTAGACAGTATGAAGGAAATGAACGTACCCGTCTATGGTTTTGAAACCCTGAAAAAGTACCGGTTTAACACGGCTAAGCCGACGACCGTTATTAATCTCAGCACCCATACAGACTGGTTTGATGCAAAGGTGGATATCGATTTTAACGGGCAGAAGATCTCGGTCGCCGAGATCAAGAAAGCCCTGAATAATAAACAGCAATTTGTACAGCTGAAGGATGGCACGCTAGGCGTCTTACCGGAAGAGTGGCTCAAAAAATACAGTCTTTTATTTCAGGTGGGTGAAACAACGGATTCCTCACTAAAACTAAATAAATATCATTTTACCATCATCGATGAGCTGTACGCTCAAAGAGATGAAAAAGAACTGATTTTCCACCTGGAGGAGAAATATGAGAAGATACGCAGGGAACACGTCATTCATGAGCTCGAAGTTCCTCAGCATCTAAAATCTATTCTACGCCCCTATCAGTCTGCAGGCTATCACTGGCTGAACTACCTGGATACCGTAAAATGGGGCGGTATACTGGCCGATGATATGGGTCTTGGTAAGACCATCCAGACGCTGACCTATCTTTATCATTTAAAGCAGGAGAAAGCTACTGCGTTCTCTGCTTTAGTCGTTTGCCCCACTTCTCTGCTGTACAACTGGGAAAACGAGATCCGTAAATTCACGCCTGGCATTACGTACTTTATCCATCACGGTGCAGGACGTAATCTGGCGAAGATCATATCCGGTGATTCAGATATTATTATTACTACCTACGGTACACTTCGTAGCGATATCAAGCATTTTGTCGAGAAGCGTTTCAATTATGTTGTGTTGGATGAAAGCCAGGCGATCAAGAATCCGGTGAGTAAAATCGCCAAAGCCGTTAACCTGTTGCAGGCTGACAACCGGCTTTGCCTGAGCGGTACTCCCCTACAGAACAATACATTTGATATCTATGCACAGATGAACTTCCTGAATCCCGGGCTTTTAGGCAGTGTGGAATGGTTCAAGCAACAGTTTGCCATTCCTATTGATAAGTTCGGAGAAAAACAGCAAAAAGAACAGCTCAGGAAGCTGCTTTTCCCATTTATCCTGCGCAGGACAAAAGAACAGGTAGCAAAGGACCTTCCGGAAAAAACTGAACAGGTACTTTTCTGTGAAATGGGTAAACACCAACGGGAAATATATGAAGCCTATCGCAATGATGTCAGGGATAAAATATTGGGAATGATCGATCAACAGGGCGTACAACGCTCCCAGTTATCTATTTTGCAGGGCCTTATGCGACTGCGTCAGATCTGTGACAGCCCTGCCATTATAAAAGACGAGAACTTTCCGAATCACTCCATCAAGATCAAGGAGCTGACCAAAGAACTGGAAGAGAACCTCAGTAATCATAAGGCACTTATCTTCTCACAATTTTTGGGCATGTTGGGTCTTATCCGGGAAAAGCTGGATGAGATGGGCATTAAATACCAGTATTTTGATGGCGGCACCTCAGTAAAAGACCGGGAAGTGGCGATTCAAAACTTCCAGAATGACGATGATTGCCGCGTATTTCTAATCTCCCTGAAAGCCGGTGGCGTGGGTCTGAACCTGACCGCTGCTGACTATGTCTATATCGTTGATCCCTGGTGGAATCCAGCAATCGAGCAACAGGCCATTGACCGTACCCATCGTATCGGTCAGACCAAAAACATATTCGCTTACCGGATGATCTGTAAGGACAGCGTGGAAGACAAGATTTTGACATTGCAGGATCGTAAAAGGGCCCTCGCCAATGAGTTAATTGCAGAGGATAGTTCCTTTGTCAAGAGCCTGACCAAAGAAGATATTGAATATTTATTCAGTTAGCATTCATGCGATAGTCGCTAACGTTCCATTCTTTTGATTTTTGCGCCAAAATAGTTATATAGAACGTCAAAAGCTTCTTCTTGAAAATTGATATTCGTTCTAATAATTGTATTTCACCTCTTTCACCCAAATGTGATTACATAACACTTCGCATTGGGAAGGGTGTGAATATTCACAGCCCATTTCTTGATCCCATAGCTAAAGAATATTCATAAAGCGAGATCCCACCTTGATTCAATTTTTTAATAATCTGTCTTTTGTCATCAATTGAAAATTCACCTTAACGCAGGCTTGTCACCGCTGGTTGGGCCGGGCCGGTAAGTAATTTATTAAACACCCTTCTAATTGATTTAAAATTGCCGATTTTTATAATCTTACCATCCTTTCCAACCAAAATCTTGGTAGGAAATTCGAATACGCCCAGCTTTCCTTCTATATATGCCTTCGCGTCAGGAACAAT containing:
- a CDS encoding inorganic diphosphatase gives rise to the protein MIKTTQVLHPWHGVETGKNAPEFVNCIVEIPQGSRSKYEIDKASGLLKLDRVIYSSFHYPANYGFIPQTYGDDKDPLDILIISSMTIQPMCIVEAKVIGVMQMLDGGEGDDKIIGVAANDPAINYYENIEELPKHFFNELRHFFEQYKVLEKKTVKVEEFGNKQQALNIIKEAMVSYNKLFTEEK
- a CDS encoding DEAD/DEAH box helicase → MLPFFIKQIYSNGSEEITARGRKIFNSGRIEVAHHDTLSNTISFRVKDDMYASWYKVQVRGYKDESTLSLKCNCTYNLGELCKHEVAVLFQLQQMSDQHLLANVEVNYDQQHTTLRMNRLDLRQIRAFAATETYESAEESLRMSKPLLLESANEKVVAEITVDREVFPVIIQKNTERNFDTSCNCGSETHHPLCLHKTILLLHLVNIGGADYFDTIRNWDREKNQLLGLYGFSLEDDLSGKFEFTYKNGKPFLRVLDPNIKKVVNPNSFNPQTKIVKQEIAPEPEVLEKENGDFRVGIVIAENQHQYPFVQFIPVRGETNEAGTNFIDQIEKLDFGKTIDSEKIAEEDWNIVHTLRKISTSEVNRYLDRNSEFSGIWDNIVQQKGQPLTEDTRRLIVDYLYQKLKHLFNLSIDSYLTFYLPKGKALSSANIELANYSINYVKPHFEVAHNDGKYEVICKVDTLLGEKLITENEMGSNLLFQVENQFYLWSKAEDVITVEKFLDDGRILYDEDQWEHALFDFVIPLSKDYKVNFTNIQQEEIFDMIPESRINLKERGDYLVFDPIFIYHNHRITDEQNDQIILPQKDKLLIIHRNREAENAFFQKIHSLHSGFAVVNKNQLALKGQDVLKNNWFFLFVDSMKEMNVPVYGFETLKKYRFNTAKPTTVINLSTHTDWFDAKVDIDFNGQKISVAEIKKALNNKQQFVQLKDGTLGVLPEEWLKKYSLLFQVGETTDSSLKLNKYHFTIIDELYAQRDEKELIFHLEEKYEKIRREHVIHELEVPQHLKSILRPYQSAGYHWLNYLDTVKWGGILADDMGLGKTIQTLTYLYHLKQEKATAFSALVVCPTSLLYNWENEIRKFTPGITYFIHHGAGRNLAKIISGDSDIIITTYGTLRSDIKHFVEKRFNYVVLDESQAIKNPVSKIAKAVNLLQADNRLCLSGTPLQNNTFDIYAQMNFLNPGLLGSVEWFKQQFAIPIDKFGEKQQKEQLRKLLFPFILRRTKEQVAKDLPEKTEQVLFCEMGKHQREIYEAYRNDVRDKILGMIDQQGVQRSQLSILQGLMRLRQICDSPAIIKDENFPNHSIKIKELTKELEENLSNHKALIFSQFLGMLGLIREKLDEMGIKYQYFDGGTSVKDREVAIQNFQNDDDCRVFLISLKAGGVGLNLTAADYVYIVDPWWNPAIEQQAIDRTHRIGQTKNIFAYRMICKDSVEDKILTLQDRKRALANELIAEDSSFVKSLTKEDIEYLFS